A genomic window from Rhizobium sp. 007 includes:
- a CDS encoding DUF2607 family protein gives MVRRRLTKGPKAASVQQIDRSWSVLDKETGLPVEASGCKLTGLSREEADDIAARLNAAYIDHISDTNPEHHESHGVEDGS, from the coding sequence ATGGTTCGCCGCAGATTGACAAAGGGACCGAAGGCCGCGTCCGTGCAACAGATAGATCGCTCATGGTCAGTGCTGGACAAGGAAACGGGCCTGCCTGTCGAGGCATCCGGATGCAAGCTCACTGGATTGTCCCGTGAGGAGGCAGACGACATAGCCGCGCGGCTAAACGCTGCCTACATCGATCACATCTCCGACACTAACCCGGAACATCATGAGAGCCATGGTGTTGAGGATGGATCATAA
- a CDS encoding helix-turn-helix domain-containing protein, with protein MIHRAFRYKLAPTAEQEVLLRQFAGVVRLVYNLALEQRRDWWRHYRRQTGNRLNSIAQARELTALRAAFDWIAAVHVTPQQQALRDLDKAYANFFAGRAGYPSRPARRA; from the coding sequence ATGATCCACCGCGCTTTCCGCTACAAGCTCGCTCCGACCGCCGAACAGGAAGTCCTGTTGCGGCAGTTCGCGGGGGTTGTGCGGCTGGTCTATAATCTGGCGCTGGAGCAGCGCAGGGACTGGTGGCGGCATTACCGGCGGCAGACCGGGAACCGCTTGAACTCCATCGCCCAGGCGCGGGAATTGACCGCACTGCGGGCCGCGTTCGACTGGATTGCCGCCGTGCATGTGACGCCCCAGCAGCAGGCCCTGCGCGATCTGGACAAGGCGTATGCCAACTTCTTCGCCGGGCGCGCAGGATATCCCTCGCGGCCCGCAAGAAGGGCGTGA
- the ligD gene encoding non-homologous end-joining DNA ligase produces MSRPPKSKPLLSDANAPVRSRPRKPRDPAQPNLPLDPMPERIEPCLALLKPRPPKGAEWAFEIKWDGYRLAVHIEPKGVRIITRGGHDWTDRFPAIAKAAKKLDVATAILDGEAVVLDEQGRSDFGLLQQSLGDRGGKCISSEAIFMAFDLLYFDGHDLRPLEFTARRHLLEGLIKSRDDVIRLSEEIEADGDRLYFAACEHGLEGIIAKDRESTYRSGRRGDWQKIKCIQSEGFAIVGYEHSFVARAGIGSLLLAARQGKKLVYVGSVGTGFNEGTAHELREALDKLKVKKPPVEYSGRRKYIVWVKPTLVAEVEYRAWTHDGKLRQSSYKGLRDPEENADIYEIE; encoded by the coding sequence ATGTCTAGGCCGCCAAAATCAAAGCCTCTCCTCAGCGATGCCAACGCGCCGGTTCGATCCCGGCCACGCAAGCCACGCGATCCCGCGCAGCCTAATCTTCCCCTCGATCCCATGCCAGAACGCATAGAGCCGTGTCTGGCGCTGCTGAAACCCAGACCACCCAAAGGGGCGGAGTGGGCTTTCGAAATCAAGTGGGACGGCTATCGCCTTGCGGTGCACATCGAGCCGAAGGGCGTTCGCATTATCACCAGAGGCGGCCACGATTGGACGGATCGCTTCCCGGCCATCGCAAAAGCGGCGAAGAAGCTCGATGTGGCGACTGCGATCCTTGATGGCGAGGCGGTCGTCCTCGACGAGCAAGGCCGATCGGACTTCGGGCTGCTTCAGCAATCGCTCGGCGACCGGGGCGGCAAGTGCATCTCAAGCGAAGCGATCTTCATGGCCTTCGACCTTCTCTATTTCGACGGCCATGATCTGAGGCCATTGGAATTCACCGCGCGGCGGCATCTCTTGGAGGGGCTGATCAAGAGCCGGGACGATGTCATCCGGCTTTCGGAAGAGATCGAGGCAGACGGAGACCGGCTGTATTTTGCTGCCTGCGAGCACGGCCTTGAGGGCATCATCGCGAAAGACCGGGAGAGCACCTATCGCTCCGGCCGGCGTGGCGACTGGCAGAAGATCAAATGCATCCAGAGCGAAGGCTTTGCGATCGTCGGCTACGAGCATTCCTTTGTTGCGCGTGCCGGAATCGGTTCACTGCTGCTCGCGGCACGCCAGGGCAAGAAGCTGGTCTATGTCGGATCGGTCGGGACTGGCTTTAATGAAGGCACGGCGCATGAGCTGCGGGAAGCTCTCGACAAGCTGAAAGTGAAGAAGCCGCCGGTCGAATATTCCGGTCGACGCAAGTATATCGTTTGGGTGAAGCCGACGCTGGTTGCCGAGGTCGAATATCGCGCCTGGACGCATGACGGCAAGCTGCGGCAATCATCCTATAAAGGGCTGCGCGATCCGGAGGAGAATGCGGATATTTATGAGATTGAATGA
- a CDS encoding DUF3307 domain-containing protein: protein MIENFMMLALILLGAHWLCDYPLQGQFLSDAKQSGPLRVYHLIAHSGIQGAGVAVVTGSVWLGLLEWMAHAMIDEAKVRGKTTFAQDQALHIACKIVWLAYLVLSATYQHGSSISLWWR from the coding sequence ATGATCGAGAATTTCATGATGCTGGCGCTGATTCTGCTCGGCGCCCATTGGCTATGCGATTACCCGCTGCAGGGTCAGTTCCTCTCTGACGCCAAACAATCAGGCCCGCTGCGCGTTTATCACCTGATCGCACATTCCGGCATCCAAGGCGCCGGCGTGGCAGTGGTCACAGGGAGCGTCTGGCTAGGTCTGCTCGAATGGATGGCACACGCGATGATCGACGAGGCGAAGGTGAGGGGCAAGACGACGTTCGCCCAGGACCAAGCCCTGCATATCGCCTGCAAGATCGTCTGGCTCGCTTACCTCGTCCTGTCCGCAACGTATCAGCATGGGTCGTCTATATCGCTCTGGTGGCGATGA
- a CDS encoding DUF982 domain-containing protein, whose product MAVIRVDFGVTWSAPVHVRVGNGIRQEISGPDTALECLNHRWPEKRCELYAQARQLCLAAVCMHGSLELARQAFVNAAADAKMLA is encoded by the coding sequence ATGGCTGTCATCAGGGTTGATTTCGGGGTCACTTGGAGTGCGCCAGTCCATGTGCGCGTCGGAAATGGCATCCGACAGGAGATCTCTGGGCCGGATACTGCATTGGAATGCTTGAACCACCGTTGGCCCGAAAAGCGGTGCGAGCTTTACGCACAGGCGAGGCAACTGTGTTTGGCTGCCGTGTGCATGCATGGGAGTCTTGAACTCGCGAGACAGGCTTTTGTAAACGCTGCCGCGGATGCAAAAATGCTGGCTTAG
- a CDS encoding valine--tRNA ligase: MLDKTYDSAAVEPKIAAKWDEADSFRAGANKKPGAETFTIVIPPPNVTGSLHMGHALNNTLQDIMIRFERMRGKDVLWQPGMDHAGIATQMVVERKLMEQQLPGRREMGRDAFIEKVWEWKAESGGLIFNQLKRLGASCDWSRERFTMDDGLSEAVLEVFVTLYKEGLIYKDKRLVNWDPKLLTAISDMEVEQIEVKGNLWHLRYPLEEGVTYQHPVAFDEEGKPTDFETRDYLVVATTRPETMLGDTGVAVNPEDERYKAIIGKHVILPIVGRKIPIVADTYADPTAGTGAVKVTPAHDFNDFDVAKRTGLRAINVLNTDASVTIKDNEDFLEGLGHPAALHGAWDRLEGQDRFTARKIIVEIFEEAGLLDKIEPHIHTVPHGDRGGVPIEPRLTEQWWVDNKTLAKPAIASVREGRTQFVPKNWENTYFQWMENIQPWCISRQLWWGHQIPAWYGPDGQVFVEKTEEEALQAAIQHYLSHEGPMKAYVEDLLENFKPGEILTRDEDVLDTWFSSALWPFSTLGWPEQTPELARYYPTNVLVTGFDIIPFWVVRMMQMGLHFMKDEDGNPIEPFHTVYIHALVRDKNGQKMSKSKGNVIDPLELMDEYGADALRFTLAIMAAQGRDVKLDPARIAGYRNFGTKLWNATRFAEMNGVKSDPNFVPEATGLTINRWILTELARTERDVTEAIESYRFNDAAGALYRFVWNQVCDWYLELLKPVFSGEDEGAKKEAQACSAYVLEEIYKLLHPFMPFMTEELWAHTAGEGVERDTLICHAEWPAPSYADNAAADEINWLIDLVSGIRSVRAEMNVPPSATAPLVVVKANNLTRERLARHEAAIKRLARVEAITLADSAPKGAAQIVVAEATACLPLGSLIDLSVEKTRLEKAITKTEGEIARINGKLSNEKFVANANPDVVEAERERLAEFQSQIASLKVALSRVIEA; the protein is encoded by the coding sequence ATGCTCGACAAGACCTATGATTCCGCCGCAGTCGAACCGAAAATCGCCGCGAAATGGGATGAGGCCGATTCGTTCCGCGCGGGCGCCAACAAGAAGCCCGGCGCCGAGACCTTCACGATCGTCATCCCGCCGCCGAACGTGACCGGTTCGCTGCACATGGGACATGCGCTGAATAATACGCTGCAGGACATCATGATCCGCTTTGAGCGCATGCGCGGCAAGGACGTGCTCTGGCAGCCGGGCATGGACCATGCGGGCATCGCCACACAGATGGTCGTCGAGCGCAAGCTGATGGAACAGCAGCTGCCGGGCCGGCGCGAGATGGGCCGCGACGCCTTCATCGAGAAGGTCTGGGAGTGGAAGGCGGAATCGGGCGGCTTGATCTTCAACCAGCTGAAGCGCCTAGGTGCTTCCTGCGACTGGTCGCGCGAACGGTTCACGATGGACGACGGGCTCTCGGAGGCGGTTCTCGAGGTTTTCGTCACTCTCTACAAAGAGGGTCTGATCTACAAGGACAAACGCCTCGTCAACTGGGACCCGAAGCTTCTGACGGCGATCTCCGACATGGAAGTCGAGCAGATTGAGGTCAAAGGCAATCTCTGGCATTTGCGCTATCCGCTTGAAGAGGGCGTCACCTATCAGCATCCCGTAGCCTTTGACGAGGAGGGTAAACCCACCGACTTCGAAACGCGCGACTACCTGGTTGTTGCGACGACGCGGCCCGAGACCATGCTCGGCGATACTGGCGTCGCGGTGAATCCCGAAGACGAGCGCTACAAAGCGATCATCGGCAAACACGTCATTTTGCCGATCGTCGGCCGCAAGATTCCGATCGTTGCCGACACCTACGCCGATCCGACGGCCGGCACCGGCGCCGTCAAGGTCACCCCTGCACACGACTTCAACGACTTTGACGTTGCCAAGCGCACGGGCCTGCGTGCGATCAACGTGCTCAATACCGATGCTTCGGTTACCATCAAGGACAACGAGGACTTCCTGGAAGGTCTCGGCCATCCGGCCGCCTTGCATGGCGCCTGGGACCGGCTGGAAGGCCAGGATCGCTTCACGGCACGGAAGATCATCGTCGAGATTTTCGAGGAAGCGGGCCTGCTCGACAAGATCGAGCCGCACATACATACGGTCCCGCACGGCGACCGTGGCGGGGTGCCGATCGAGCCGCGTTTGACCGAACAATGGTGGGTGGACAACAAGACGCTTGCGAAGCCTGCCATCGCATCGGTCCGTGAAGGCCGCACCCAGTTTGTTCCGAAGAACTGGGAGAATACTTACTTCCAGTGGATGGAGAACATCCAGCCCTGGTGCATTTCCCGCCAGCTCTGGTGGGGCCATCAGATCCCGGCCTGGTACGGTCCGGACGGCCAGGTCTTCGTCGAGAAAACCGAGGAGGAGGCGCTGCAGGCTGCGATCCAGCATTACCTCTCGCACGAAGGCCCGATGAAGGCCTATGTCGAGGACCTCTTGGAAAATTTCAAGCCGGGCGAAATCCTGACGCGCGACGAGGACGTTCTCGACACCTGGTTCTCCTCAGCGCTCTGGCCTTTCTCCACTCTCGGCTGGCCGGAGCAGACGCCGGAACTGGCGCGGTACTACCCGACGAACGTTCTCGTCACTGGCTTCGACATCATACCGTTTTGGGTGGTTCGTATGATGCAGATGGGCCTGCACTTCATGAAGGACGAGGACGGCAATCCGATCGAGCCCTTCCATACCGTCTATATCCACGCGCTCGTCCGCGACAAGAACGGCCAGAAGATGTCGAAGTCGAAGGGCAACGTCATCGATCCGCTCGAACTGATGGACGAATACGGCGCCGACGCATTGCGCTTCACGCTGGCGATCATGGCTGCACAGGGCCGCGATGTTAAGCTCGATCCGGCCCGCATCGCCGGCTACCGGAACTTCGGCACCAAGCTTTGGAACGCCACGCGCTTTGCCGAAATGAACGGTGTCAAAAGCGATCCGAACTTCGTACCGGAGGCGACGGGGCTGACGATCAACCGCTGGATCCTGACGGAGCTTGCCCGTACGGAACGTGACGTAACGGAAGCAATCGAATCCTACCGCTTCAACGATGCGGCCGGTGCGCTTTACCGGTTCGTCTGGAATCAGGTCTGCGACTGGTACCTGGAACTGCTGAAGCCGGTCTTCAGCGGTGAAGACGAGGGCGCGAAGAAGGAGGCTCAGGCCTGCAGCGCCTATGTACTCGAAGAGATCTACAAGTTGCTGCATCCGTTCATGCCGTTCATGACCGAGGAGCTTTGGGCGCATACAGCAGGCGAAGGCGTCGAGCGCGATACGCTGATCTGCCATGCCGAATGGCCGGCGCCGTCCTATGCCGACAATGCTGCAGCCGACGAGATCAACTGGCTGATCGACCTCGTCTCCGGCATCCGCTCGGTTCGCGCCGAAATGAACGTTCCGCCGTCGGCGACTGCGCCGCTGGTGGTCGTCAAGGCCAACAATCTGACGCGCGAACGGCTTGCCCGTCACGAGGCCGCGATCAAGCGCCTTGCCCGTGTCGAAGCGATTACGCTTGCCGATAGCGCCCCGAAGGGGGCAGCGCAGATCGTCGTCGCCGAAGCGACCGCCTGCCTGCCGCTCGGCAGCCTGATCGATCTTTCGGTTGAAAAAACTCGCTTGGAAAAGGCAATCACCAAGACCGAAGGAGAGATCGCGCGCATCAACGGTAAGCTTTCCAACGAGAAGTTCGTCGCCAATGCCAATCCGGACGTAGTGGAAGCGGAGCGCGAGAGGCTGGCCGAATTCCAGAGCCAGATCGCAAGCCTCAAGGTAGCGCTGTCGCGCGTCATTGAAGCCTAG
- a CDS encoding DUF982 domain-containing protein — MSKHSEAFKRSVVEFYQKGERGTRGVGRHFGVDHATVRKWAASYAAHGPLLQAKKSSHYDTASVLQRMWKDGLSMVVSGAVQRGNGSCLPYGRHDMGFRRTRSTRGSCFFSPGWNDVAWRWINYDRYPYDWSAVMLVHRWKKPLVLGDRRIRIVVGSPEEAMNWLIHEPNQTSDKWRRAWQACRAAIDGRMAAEDAKSAVQLAVER; from the coding sequence ATGTCCAAGCACAGCGAAGCTTTTAAGCGATCTGTTGTGGAGTTTTATCAGAAGGGTGAGCGAGGCACTCGCGGAGTAGGCCGGCATTTCGGCGTTGATCATGCCACGGTTCGTAAATGGGCGGCGAGTTACGCGGCGCACGGACCTTTACTTCAGGCGAAGAAATCCAGCCACTACGATACAGCTTCAGTTCTGCAGCGGATGTGGAAGGATGGTCTCTCCATGGTGGTTTCTGGTGCGGTCCAGCGTGGCAATGGCTCTTGTTTGCCCTACGGACGGCATGACATGGGCTTCCGGCGAACTCGTTCAACTCGCGGCTCCTGTTTCTTTTCTCCGGGATGGAACGATGTGGCGTGGCGGTGGATTAATTATGATCGATACCCCTACGATTGGAGCGCGGTCATGTTGGTGCACCGATGGAAGAAACCCCTCGTGCTGGGAGATCGCCGCATCCGCATTGTTGTCGGCTCCCCCGAGGAGGCCATGAACTGGCTTATTCACGAACCCAATCAAACGAGCGATAAATGGCGCCGTGCATGGCAAGCCTGCCGAGCCGCCATTGATGGTCGGATGGCAGCTGAGGACGCCAAGTCTGCGGTTCAGCTTGCGGTGGAGCGCTAA
- a CDS encoding transposase, with the protein MNGAFRFQGREIEVKRLNGKWSAARLPKIGWVKFRDTRRLRGKTMNVTVSLAANGWHIAFACEIDHAVPQNDLPAVGIDRGVANTLTLSTGEHWWMPAGLAEIERRKRRAQRVLARRKRGSRRHAKAPPPLQPCRPVLPASGRIGGTRPVLISPVASQRSCWKTSPRAT; encoded by the coding sequence GTGAACGGCGCCTTCCGCTTTCAGGGGCGGGAGATCGAGGTCAAGCGCCTGAACGGCAAGTGGTCCGCCGCGCGCCTTCCCAAGATCGGCTGGGTGAAGTTCCGCGACACGCGGCGCCTGCGTGGCAAGACCATGAATGTGACGGTGAGCCTGGCGGCGAACGGCTGGCACATCGCCTTCGCCTGCGAAATCGACCATGCCGTCCCGCAAAACGATTTGCCCGCCGTGGGGATCGACCGGGGCGTGGCGAACACGCTGACGCTTTCGACCGGGGAGCATTGGTGGATGCCTGCCGGCCTTGCGGAGATCGAGCGCAGGAAGCGCCGGGCCCAGCGCGTTCTGGCGCGGCGCAAGCGCGGGTCGCGCCGCCACGCCAAGGCCCCGCCGCCGTTGCAGCCTTGCAGGCCCGTGCTGCCCGCATCCGGCAGGATTGGCGGCACAAGGCCAGTCTTGATATCGCCCGTCGCTTCGCAACGGTCGTGCTGGAAGACCTCGCCACGCGCAACATGA
- a CDS encoding DUF2497 domain-containing protein, with protein MAQPSVVREPSMEEILASIRQIIESNEPGAGRAISPSLPPVYGADDEESDSNIHLTVDETYADVEFPEPMMMSDPRFVAANSAGSREAEAPAPARAMSLADVAARVRAASERTAPQPQREAPPVFHQPEPAGSPDQEARHPAEAVSAPFGAPPPAAMPAPAVAQAERVDMPQPAAAEPAQRAAVSPAADAEEERLPNVAEETQSLISQSAGLQVARSFEELALAIDGAERRSLDEIAEDMLRPMLREWLDDNLPTLVERLVREEIERVARGPRR; from the coding sequence ATGGCTCAGCCAAGCGTAGTGCGTGAACCGTCCATGGAAGAGATTCTGGCGTCGATCCGCCAGATCATCGAGAGCAATGAGCCGGGCGCGGGCAGGGCGATTTCGCCGTCCCTGCCGCCTGTCTACGGCGCCGATGACGAGGAGAGCGACTCCAACATCCATCTGACGGTCGACGAGACTTATGCTGACGTCGAGTTCCCCGAGCCTATGATGATGTCCGATCCGCGTTTCGTCGCGGCGAATTCGGCAGGCAGCCGCGAAGCCGAAGCGCCGGCGCCGGCGCGGGCGATGTCGCTTGCCGATGTTGCTGCCCGCGTTCGTGCCGCCTCGGAGCGTACCGCACCGCAACCGCAGCGCGAAGCGCCGCCGGTCTTTCATCAACCGGAACCGGCCGGATCCCCCGACCAGGAAGCCCGCCATCCGGCGGAGGCCGTTTCAGCACCTTTTGGTGCTCCGCCGCCGGCCGCAATGCCGGCACCGGCCGTTGCGCAGGCAGAACGCGTTGACATGCCGCAGCCAGCCGCCGCAGAACCGGCGCAGCGGGCGGCCGTCTCGCCGGCCGCCGACGCTGAAGAAGAGCGTTTGCCGAATGTCGCCGAAGAAACCCAGAGCCTGATTTCGCAGAGCGCCGGCCTGCAGGTTGCACGCTCGTTCGAGGAGCTTGCGCTTGCGATTGATGGCGCCGAGCGCCGCTCGCTGGACGAGATTGCCGAGGACATGCTGCGCCCGATGCTGCGCGAGTGGCTGGACGACAACCTGCCGACGCTTGTCGAACGGCTGGTGCGCGAAGAAATCGAACGCGTGGCGCGCGGCCCGCGCCGCTGA
- a CDS encoding HNH endonuclease signature motif containing protein — translation MNRVDLRLLYFDKLAETLRDKLPTAVDCVLLWETPVPYLRAIYPEALIVSQMPGSFARAPYPHTVVFDTLGLYREGTMFTHAADTIVDEENPWTGAKTRSVHKHRWLWEKANGPIPEGHVLKCLDGDKTNCDPSNWELISREVVPHLSGRFGFAYDQAEPEVKPAMMAVAKLKHAVKQARSKARSA, via the coding sequence ATGAACCGGGTTGATCTTCGGCTTCTCTACTTCGATAAGTTAGCAGAAACGCTGAGGGATAAGCTGCCTACGGCTGTCGATTGCGTTCTTCTGTGGGAAACTCCCGTTCCATATTTGCGCGCCATTTATCCGGAAGCGCTCATCGTCAGCCAGATGCCTGGATCTTTTGCGCGCGCACCATACCCACATACGGTGGTCTTTGACACTCTTGGACTATACCGCGAAGGTACGATGTTCACGCATGCCGCGGACACCATCGTCGATGAAGAAAACCCTTGGACCGGTGCGAAGACGAGGTCCGTTCATAAGCACCGATGGCTTTGGGAGAAGGCCAACGGTCCCATCCCTGAAGGGCATGTCTTGAAGTGCCTCGACGGAGATAAGACGAACTGCGACCCATCGAACTGGGAACTGATCTCGCGCGAAGTTGTGCCGCATCTCAGTGGCCGCTTTGGCTTTGCATACGACCAAGCGGAACCGGAGGTGAAGCCGGCAATGATGGCGGTCGCGAAGCTCAAACACGCCGTCAAGCAGGCTAGATCCAAGGCGAGGTCAGCATGA
- a CDS encoding DUF551 domain-containing protein encodes MSDWLRIDTAPKDGTRVLLGRFTGDPKGDHEGFVSVDWYRQPEDKQGYVGCGHFSEHYWPPTHWMHLPQPPKVKK; translated from the coding sequence ATGAGCGATTGGCTACGGATCGATACCGCACCGAAGGACGGAACGAGGGTTCTATTGGGCCGTTTTACGGGCGATCCGAAAGGCGATCATGAAGGATTTGTCTCTGTCGACTGGTATAGGCAGCCAGAAGACAAACAAGGCTACGTCGGGTGTGGTCATTTCAGCGAACATTATTGGCCACCGACACACTGGATGCATCTTCCTCAACCCCCGAAGGTGAAAAAATGA
- a CDS encoding ATPase inhibitor subunit zeta: MADFRDRKKGMEDQYFQDSERTIKLKSRHDRLLAKWIAGLIGRDDVAGYADEITDARFKGGGDAGVLLKALSDLQAAGHSISEQDVAAKMREFMVEAAEQL; encoded by the coding sequence ATGGCCGATTTTAGAGACCGCAAAAAGGGAATGGAAGACCAATACTTCCAGGACTCCGAGAGGACCATCAAGCTCAAATCTCGTCACGACAGGCTTTTGGCGAAGTGGATCGCGGGCCTCATTGGTCGGGATGACGTTGCAGGTTACGCCGATGAAATCACTGATGCCCGCTTCAAAGGTGGTGGGGACGCTGGAGTTCTCTTGAAAGCTCTCTCTGATCTTCAAGCGGCAGGTCACAGTATCAGCGAGCAGGACGTCGCAGCAAAGATGCGCGAATTTATGGTCGAGGCCGCTGAACAGCTTTAA
- a CDS encoding protein-L-isoaspartate O-methyltransferase yields MMDFEAARAKMVDNQIRTTDVTSHSVLTAFLTVPREAFVPEKSKALAYIDNDVEISPAAGGKSARFLMEASPLAKLLQLAAITTDDAVLEVGCGTGYTSALLAMLAGSVAALECDEALAAEAKKNLSGYANVSVVTGALEQGNSAGAPYDLIFVNGSVEEVPAALLDQLAEGGRLVTVQGYGNAARAKVFFSENGAVSENVFFNASVKPLPGFAKVREFVF; encoded by the coding sequence ATGATGGATTTCGAAGCAGCACGCGCAAAGATGGTCGACAACCAGATCCGTACGACGGACGTCACGTCGCATTCCGTGCTGACGGCCTTCCTGACGGTGCCCCGCGAGGCCTTCGTGCCGGAGAAATCCAAGGCTCTGGCCTATATCGACAACGATGTCGAAATCTCCCCGGCAGCGGGCGGCAAGTCGGCGCGCTTCCTGATGGAAGCTTCGCCGCTGGCAAAGCTGCTGCAACTTGCTGCCATCACCACGGACGATGCGGTTCTCGAAGTCGGCTGTGGCACGGGCTACACCTCGGCTCTGCTGGCCATGCTTGCCGGTTCGGTGGCTGCGCTTGAATGCGACGAAGCGCTTGCAGCCGAAGCAAAGAAGAACCTTTCCGGCTACGCCAACGTTTCCGTCGTCACCGGCGCGCTGGAGCAGGGCAACAGTGCCGGCGCGCCCTACGATCTGATCTTCGTCAATGGCTCCGTCGAGGAGGTCCCCGCTGCCCTTCTTGACCAGCTCGCCGAGGGCGGCCGTCTTGTCACCGTTCAGGGCTACGGCAACGCCGCCCGCGCCAAGGTGTTCTTCAGCGAAAACGGCGCTGTTTCGGAAAACGTGTTCTTCAATGCTTCGGTCAAGCCGTTGCCGGGCTTTGCCAAGGTTCGAGAGTTCGTCTTCTGA
- a CDS encoding RNA-guided endonuclease TnpB family protein yields MQARAARIRQDWRHKASLDIARRFATVVLEDLATRNMTRSARGTVDAPGTNVCQKAGLNRAILEQGWHGFETVLAYKLEERGGYLCKVDPRHTSQTCSACAAVDRESRESQASFRCCQCGLRAHADHNAAINILRRNTASMIVEEGQPLSVEAITIGGASRPLGNPPLSSGGRC; encoded by the coding sequence TTGCAGGCCCGTGCTGCCCGCATCCGGCAGGATTGGCGGCACAAGGCCAGTCTTGATATCGCCCGTCGCTTCGCAACGGTCGTGCTGGAAGACCTCGCCACGCGCAACATGACGCGCAGCGCCAGGGGAACCGTGGACGCGCCCGGAACCAACGTCTGCCAGAAGGCGGGCCTGAACCGGGCGATCCTCGAACAAGGCTGGCACGGCTTTGAAACCGTGTTGGCCTACAAGCTCGAAGAACGGGGCGGATACCTGTGCAAGGTCGATCCCCGCCACACCTCGCAGACCTGTTCGGCCTGCGCAGCCGTGGACAGGGAAAGCCGCGAAAGCCAAGCGTCTTTCCGCTGTTGCCAATGCGGCTTGCGCGCCCATGCCGACCACAATGCTGCAATCAACATCCTGCGTCGGAACACGGCGTCTATGATCGTGGAGGAAGGGCAGCCGCTCTCCGTTGAAGCGATAACGATCGGCGGAGCTTCGCGCCCCCTCGGAAATCCCCCGCTTTCAAGCGGGGGAAGATGTTAA